The Glycine soja cultivar W05 chromosome 3, ASM419377v2, whole genome shotgun sequence genome window below encodes:
- the LOC114407669 gene encoding uncharacterized protein LOC114407669 isoform X1 — translation MPSLRILNKICYSINQYCKYKYRTISSTAQLQGSWMEKVKNVITGQKSTPQSQGDASQVTSDSFTLLRFADEMKNAKRIGAFKEFMVGRSSEATFSSAFDKYEAIIRFLGALDPTGENLPTAQKQEAAKHCNCTIADVEDALAKFTWAKEAQKKIQKLKEEGKPMPKSFAEVQKLVGSTPLDLARSNLAQAGLISRNALCPCGSKKRYKRCCGKD, via the exons ATGCCTTCTCTTCGCATCCTAAACAAAATTTGTTATTCGATAAACCAATATTGCAAGTACAAGTACCGAACAATCTCCTCCACGGCACAGTTGCAGGGTTCATGGATGGAGAAGGTCAAAAACGTCATCACGGGCCAAAAGAGCACGCCCCAGTCCCAGGGAGACGCTTCCCAAGTCACCTCCGATTCATTCACTTTGCTCC GTTTTGCGGATGAAATGAAGAATGCAAAGAGAATAGGCGCGTTTAAGGAGTTCATGGTTGGGCGAAGCAGCGAAGCCACTTTTTCCTCCGCCTTCGACAAATATGAAGCCATAATTCGATTTCTCGGTGCTTTGGACCCCACTGGAGAG AATCTCCCGACAGCTCAGAAACAAGAAGCGGCAAAACATTGTAATTGCACGATTGCTGATGTGGAGGATGCACTTGCCAAGTTTACTTGGGCCAAGGAAGCACAGAAGAAGATACAGAAgctaaaagaagaaggaaaaccaATGCCCAAAAGCTTTGCTGAA GTCCAAAAGCTAGTTGGTTCAACTCCATTGGATCTTGCAAGGTCTAATTTGGCCCAAGCTGGACTAATTAGCAGGAACGCACTTTGTCCATGTGGTTCAAAGAAGAGATACAAAAG gtGCTGCGGAAAGGACTGA
- the LOC114407669 gene encoding uncharacterized protein LOC114407669 isoform X2, with the protein MPSLRILNKICYSINQYCKYKYRTISSTAQLQGSWMEKVKNVITGQKSTPQSQGDASQVTSDSFTLLRFADEMKNAKRIGAFKEFMVGRSSEATFSSAFDKYEAIIRFLGALDPTGENLPTAQKQEAAKHCNCTIADVEDALAKFTWAKEAQKKIQKLKEEGKPMPKSFAEVMLLIVTLIPNYLVGFNLSSCEDILVC; encoded by the exons ATGCCTTCTCTTCGCATCCTAAACAAAATTTGTTATTCGATAAACCAATATTGCAAGTACAAGTACCGAACAATCTCCTCCACGGCACAGTTGCAGGGTTCATGGATGGAGAAGGTCAAAAACGTCATCACGGGCCAAAAGAGCACGCCCCAGTCCCAGGGAGACGCTTCCCAAGTCACCTCCGATTCATTCACTTTGCTCC GTTTTGCGGATGAAATGAAGAATGCAAAGAGAATAGGCGCGTTTAAGGAGTTCATGGTTGGGCGAAGCAGCGAAGCCACTTTTTCCTCCGCCTTCGACAAATATGAAGCCATAATTCGATTTCTCGGTGCTTTGGACCCCACTGGAGAG AATCTCCCGACAGCTCAGAAACAAGAAGCGGCAAAACATTGTAATTGCACGATTGCTGATGTGGAGGATGCACTTGCCAAGTTTACTTGGGCCAAGGAAGCACAGAAGAAGATACAGAAgctaaaagaagaaggaaaaccaATGCCCAAAAGCTTTGCTGAAGTAATGCTTCTCATTGTTACTTTAATTCCTAACTACCTAGTTGGGTTCAATTTATCATCTTGTGAAGACATTTTAGTTTGCTGA